One Epinephelus lanceolatus isolate andai-2023 chromosome 10, ASM4190304v1, whole genome shotgun sequence genomic region harbors:
- the fbl gene encoding rRNA 2'-O-methyltransferase fibrillarin — translation MKPGFSPRGDRGGRGRGGGRGGFGDRGGRGGFRGGRGGGFKSPDGGGFRGRGGGRGTPRGRGGRGGRGCRGGFGGGKKVLVEPHRHEGVFICRGKEDALVTKNMVVGESVYGEKRISVEEGESKIEYRAWNPFRSKLAAAILGGVDQIHIKPGAKVMYLGAASGTTVSHVSDIVGPEGLVYAVEFSHRSGRDLLNVAKKRTNIIPIIEDARHPHKYRMLVGMVDVIFADVAQPDQTRIVALNAHNFLKNGGHFVISIKANCIDSTAAAEAVFASEVKKMSAENMKPQEQLTLEPYERDHAVVVGIYRPPPKQKK, via the exons ATGAAACCAG ggtTCAGTCCTCGTGGGGACcgaggaggaagaggacggGGGGGAGGTAGAGGAGGATTTGGTGACcggggaggacgaggaggattcagaggaggaagag GTGGTGGGTTCAAATCCCCAGATGGTGGAGGATTTCGAGGCCGAGGAGGTGGCAGAGGCACCccgagaggaagaggagggagaggagggaggggttgCAGAGGAGGCTTTGGAGGAGGGAAGAAGGTTTTGGTTGAGCCACACAGACATGAAG GAGTGTTCATCTGCAGAGGAAAGGAGGATGCCCTGGTGACCAAGAACATGGTGGTGGGAGAGTCTGTGTATGGAGAGAAGAGGATCAGTGTGGAG GAAGGAGAGTCTAAGATTGAATACAGAGCCTGGAATCCATTCCGCTCCAAGCTGGCAGCTGCCATCCTGGGAGGAGTAGACCAGATCCACATCAAGCCTGGAGCAAAGGTCATGTACCTGGGAGCTGCGTCTGGAACCACAGTGTCCCACGTCTCTGACATTGTTGGACCG GAAGGGCTGGTCTACGCTGTGGAGTTTTCCCATCGATCTGGTCGTGATCTTCTTAATGTGGCAAAGAAACGCACCAACATCATTCCAATCATCGAAGATGCCCGCCACCCACACAAATATCGCATGCTGGTTG GTATGGTAGATGTGATATTTGCTGATGTTGCCCAGCCTGACCAGACGAGGATTGTTGCTTTGAACGCTCACAACTTCCTGAAGAACGGAGGACACTTTGTTATCTCCATCAAG GCTAACTGTATAGACTCAACAGCAGCTGCAGAGGCAGTGTTTGCCTCCGAAGTAAAGAAGATGAGTGCTGAGAACATGAAACCTCAGGAGCAGCTCACACTGGAGCCCTATGAGAGAGACCATGCTGTGGTGGTGGGCATTTACAG